A portion of the Acidisarcina polymorpha genome contains these proteins:
- a CDS encoding PadR family transcriptional regulator — MQDVKMLSADRLRLGPATLYNMIQKLSEQGFIEEIETQSGDRRRIYRLTQMGKHLLRAEFVRQSDVLILAKTRNVFLLGDKA; from the coding sequence ATGCAAGATGTAAAGATGTTGTCTGCCGACAGGCTTCGATTGGGACCAGCAACGCTCTATAACATGATCCAGAAACTCTCAGAACAGGGGTTTATAGAAGAGATCGAGACCCAAAGTGGAGACCGACGACGCATATATCGCCTGACGCAGATGGGAAAGCACCTTCTTAGAGCAGAATTTGTCAGGCAGAGTGACGTGTTGATACTGGCCAAAACAAGGAACGTCTTCCTTCTTGGAGACAAAGCATGA
- a CDS encoding ATP-binding protein, whose product MSVRIVDRIECGGQRVEISVADQGSGIPPESKDRVFDRFYRIDRSRNREAGGLGLGLAIA is encoded by the coding sequence GTGTCCGTACGCATCGTTGACCGGATCGAGTGTGGTGGACAACGTGTGGAGATTAGCGTGGCCGATCAGGGGTCAGGAATTCCTCCTGAGTCGAAGGACCGCGTCTTTGATCGCTTCTATCGCATCGACAGATCTCGCAACCGGGAGGCTGGAGGACTGGGTCTAGGTTTAGCGATTGCATAG
- a CDS encoding recombinase family protein, translated as MSGAHRDRPELSRMIDQLREGDVVTVWKLDRLARSTRNLLEIVETINSTGARFQSLSEPWADTTTHAGKMIMTIFAGIAEFERDLIRERTGAGRANA; from the coding sequence GTGTCGGGGGCCCATCGCGACCGGCCGGAACTGAGCCGGATGATTGATCAATTGCGCGAAGGCGATGTGGTCACCGTTTGGAAGCTCGACCGACTTGCCCGTTCCACGCGGAACCTGCTCGAAATCGTCGAAACAATCAACAGTACCGGAGCCCGGTTCCAATCTCTTTCAGAACCTTGGGCGGATACCACCACTCACGCTGGCAAAATGATCATGACCATCTTTGCCGGCATCGCCGAGTTCGAGCGTGATCTGATTCGCGAACGGACCGGCGCTGGCCGCGCAAATGCGTAA
- a CDS encoding carboxymuconolactone decarboxylase family protein, whose amino-acid sequence MRGPSPWSVADRELMAAFIAKTNKCEFCTKAHSAVAERASSNRGMISAFLSDQDTAFIGEPLRATLLMLGKLTREHTVNADDMRPVLKAGASREQIEDALAVCFSFNVMHAWPTPLDSRSRVLRLFPPARNTCSLADIDEPRLRSFLSGAALRAGTTRYEPPSY is encoded by the coding sequence ATGCGCGGTCCATCTCCCTGGTCTGTAGCGGATCGCGAGTTAATGGCAGCGTTCATAGCGAAAACAAACAAGTGTGAGTTTTGCACGAAGGCTCATTCGGCAGTGGCGGAACGGGCGTCCTCCAATCGAGGAATGATCTCTGCCTTCTTGTCTGATCAAGATACCGCATTCATCGGAGAGCCGTTGAGGGCGACACTCCTGATGCTAGGGAAGCTGACGCGTGAGCACACTGTGAATGCAGATGATATGCGGCCCGTACTCAAAGCCGGTGCCTCGCGCGAGCAAATCGAAGATGCTCTTGCCGTCTGCTTTTCATTTAACGTCATGCACGCTTGGCCGACGCCTTTGGATTCTCGGTCCCGGGTCCTGAGGCTTTTTCCGCCGGCGCGAAATACCTGCTCGCTCGCGGATATTGATGAACCCCGATTGAGGTCGTTTCTTTCAGGAGCGGCCTTGCGGGCTGGAACGACCCGTTACGAACCTCCATCGTACTAA
- a CDS encoding PadR family transcriptional regulator yields the protein MTKQRTTGGGFFLSTSNLLAVAVVSARHLGFPLVHHFVESFHGPMALVNCYPCTSTLHNLVSFVEVKEELEAGMLTKHIDLPQGTLDLLILRTVALGAQHGWAISERVQQMSSDVLRIQQGSLYPALHRLERRGWIKAEWGISDNNRRAKYYELTKSGRKQLEVEKDLWEKLTAAVGQVLREV from the coding sequence TTGACTAAGCAGCGAACAACTGGCGGCGGTTTCTTCCTCTCAACGTCAAACCTGCTTGCGGTCGCTGTCGTCTCCGCCCGTCATCTTGGTTTTCCGCTTGTTCATCATTTTGTCGAGAGTTTTCATGGTCCGATGGCATTAGTTAATTGCTACCCTTGCACTTCTACACTACATAATTTAGTTTCTTTTGTAGAAGTGAAAGAGGAGCTTGAAGCAGGTATGTTGACCAAACACATTGATCTTCCCCAAGGCACCCTGGACCTGCTCATTTTGCGTACCGTAGCGTTGGGGGCACAGCATGGCTGGGCGATATCGGAGCGCGTCCAGCAGATGTCAAGCGATGTATTGCGAATCCAGCAAGGTTCGTTATATCCAGCGCTCCATCGCCTGGAGAGACGGGGCTGGATCAAGGCAGAGTGGGGGATCTCGGACAACAACCGCCGAGCGAAATATTACGAGCTAACCAAGAGTGGCCGGAAACAGCTGGAGGTCGAAAAGGACCTGTGGGAGAAGCTAACGGCTGCCGTCGGTCAGGTTCTTCGAGAGGTTTAG
- a CDS encoding HNH endonuclease — MLEQDGKGCRVCDASGRDKRSIIVHHRVPGKSVLNLIISLCPSCHAKVHRTKAAFSAMPPFLLKLWREQHPKGRAD; from the coding sequence GTGTTGGAGCAGGACGGCAAGGGGTGCCGAGTGTGTGATGCTTCGGGGCGGGACAAGCGTTCCATCATCGTTCACCATAGGGTTCCCGGCAAGTCAGTTCTAAATTTGATAATCTCGCTTTGCCCTAGCTGCCATGCGAAAGTCCATCGCACGAAGGCCGCTTTTTCGGCCATGCCTCCGTTCTTGCTGAAGCTCTGGCGGGAGCAACACCCGAAAGGACGAGCAGACTAA
- a CDS encoding alpha/beta fold hydrolase, with product MTRSHRFASWIYDRLLSLHGDSLRMQYGEEMKHLFWEQLRDADEVGRGTVASVCRSVAYETISLIGPVYLANARLVAISTLAASAITLCFFAGFCSNAAVPVVHGCSKENPSQEPSATQSGRLVPASGGYKMFLECTGDSHKGATVILATGRGIGPYQEWSKVQSRVETFSHVCSYDPLGFGQSDHVEGAHPMSEVVENMHDLFHAAQLQGPYILVGASLGGVLIRRYEERYHTDVAGLVFVDSAHEEQEWRDAAIAPNFDPEWKNTKYLQGNGLLAPEQRLRWRDDVPLVVLERTDLPTCGAFPELSQHQCDQINLAWHDFQVDLSHRSKYGELRQIAGSGHAMHRQKPEAISQAILDVNKQILTSTH from the coding sequence ATGACACGTTCTCACCGGTTCGCTAGCTGGATTTACGATCGGCTTCTTTCGCTCCACGGCGATAGCCTGCGCATGCAGTATGGCGAGGAGATGAAGCATCTGTTCTGGGAACAACTCAGGGATGCTGACGAGGTTGGAAGGGGCACCGTCGCCAGTGTCTGTCGATCAGTCGCATATGAAACGATCTCTCTGATAGGGCCTGTCTATCTGGCAAACGCGCGTCTCGTGGCTATCTCCACCCTTGCTGCCTCAGCTATTACCCTCTGCTTCTTTGCAGGTTTTTGCTCCAACGCCGCAGTCCCCGTCGTGCATGGGTGCTCGAAAGAGAACCCGTCACAGGAACCGTCTGCAACTCAGTCAGGGAGATTAGTACCGGCTTCTGGCGGCTACAAGATGTTTCTGGAATGCACTGGAGATTCGCATAAGGGTGCAACGGTGATCTTGGCTACAGGTCGCGGCATTGGTCCCTACCAGGAGTGGTCGAAGGTGCAGTCGCGGGTCGAGACCTTTTCGCACGTATGCAGTTACGATCCGCTTGGCTTTGGTCAGAGCGACCACGTCGAGGGAGCACACCCAATGAGCGAAGTAGTCGAGAACATGCATGACCTTTTCCACGCGGCTCAGTTGCAAGGACCTTACATCTTGGTAGGCGCTTCCCTCGGAGGTGTTCTGATCCGAAGGTACGAAGAGCGCTATCATACCGATGTTGCGGGACTCGTCTTTGTGGACTCTGCACATGAGGAGCAAGAGTGGCGAGACGCGGCAATCGCCCCAAATTTTGATCCAGAGTGGAAAAACACTAAGTACCTTCAAGGCAATGGATTGCTGGCTCCGGAGCAACGCCTGAGATGGCGTGATGATGTGCCATTAGTCGTTCTCGAGAGGACTGATCTCCCTACATGTGGGGCCTTTCCGGAACTCAGCCAACATCAATGCGATCAGATCAACTTAGCTTGGCATGACTTCCAGGTTGACCTCTCTCATAGATCCAAATACGGTGAGCTACGACAGATAGCTGGGTCAGGGCATGCCATGCATCGGCAAAAGCCGGAAGCAATCTCCCAAGCCATCCTAGACGTGAACAAGCAGATACTCACTAGTACTCACTGA